AAGTGCTGAGCTAATACACAAGGTGAAAAGGTGAAAACTTCCTTTAAGAAACACAGCACATGAAATATGTCAGCTTAAACAGGCAGAAACAAAGACACTTTCAAAGACCAGCCACGAACCTGATTTCCAAACTGTCATTTCTTAGTACTTACGAGTCCatttgggatagtttgctgtcCATGATTCAAATACATGTAGTGGTCATTGTATCCAGTGTATGTGTGCACCATGAGAGAGGgagaaatggaaaacaaaaagcaTCTGTTGTCACCTATAAATTGCAGCAGTGTAAAGTGTCAGAGACAAAACAATGGACAAAGTGTGACTTACTTATGAGTAGGACGGGAAAGCAAGATcccaaaaagcagcagcaaaacagTTCAGAACGAGTACTGATATGTCGGCAGCATCAGTACAGATTTTTAGTCAAGACGCACAGCCAACGTCTGTTCTGTGTTATAACTGTGCAGCACCACAGACATCAATGGGATTGCATGGctgtaaatgagggcagaatctggGGATCATGGGTATGTTTGATTACAATGTAAGGACTGGGCTACCCACAAAACATGCACAGGTTCACCTACGTAGTTTTTAAATCCGTTTAGTTAGAGCAGTGCAAACCCCTATGTGTGGACATTCTTGGTTCTATCTACAACTGGAAGGTATCAATTCAGCTTGATCGACGTAAAAACACTTTTAATTAAGCTTGATTCAAGTTTTGTATGTAGAGAAGGCCTAAGGGACTGATGCTTCACCACCTTGCACCGCTGTTGTTATTTACACCTGTACAAGCTAGGTGTAAAATGCCATCCAATCAGCATATTATCTTTATTTTGCACAGGTGTATTTACACACAGTACAAGacattgctgaactggggcctaattTGTGAAAATGTAGGCCCTGATTTGCcaaagtatgtgcttaagtactttgctgaatcaaaacCTCAGCTAGCATTTCCCCTGAGTTTAAGAAACTCAGAACTAAAAATGTGAAACAATATCTTGGATAATGCCCTACTGAACAGTTGGCAAGGGATCCAGACTAAAAGGTTAATTAAAACCaacaaggttttaaaaatgaGTGATATGGAGTAAAATGAGTAAATATATAACTTAGGGAGTTGTATTAATAAATGAGAATGTTCAACAGAGTAAGTTACCTATTAAGTCAATGCACACAGAGTTTCTATACTCACAAATCAATTATCTCTGCAAAATTTCACAAGGATTTTAATCAAACCTCATTTTTCCTGTCTAATTTGTCAGGGCAAGATATGTGCTTGAATCAATAGCTACAAGTTAAAAAGTGTCCCCTGCAACATGATGTCACTGGTTTCGGTAACCTGTCTCCCATAACTGTTCCTAAGGGCAAGTGCTAAAGATCTGGTGCATGAATTCTcaccagaaaataactgtgaTAATGCATAAGGCAAGCtgcatttgaaaagaaaacaacTTGGTCATTTAAAATTCTTCAAATCCTCTCCTCTCAAATTTCAGCCAACCCAAAGGCACTGATTAACCCACATGATTAGCAACTGGCATGGcaatatattttgtaaattaaCCTGCTGGAATGAGAGAAACACAAAAATCATATTTATATGTTAccttgtatatattttttcttccgTTACTACTTCAAAAGCTAAAGTCCCCTCTGCCCAAGTTTTGTGAAGGGAAAATAAAGGGTTCAGCTAGCATGGCTAGCTTTTAGCTCCAAGGGAAATCCCTTGTTGCTGTATTTTAAACAGGAACATaaatatccatccatccatataCAGAAATATCCATCTGTTAGATGTAAACATACAGAGACAAATTCTGCTGAGTTTCAgcaatgtaaatctggagtcattccagtgtagggtgaccagatatcccgattttttagggacagtcctgatttttgggtctttttcttatataggctcctattacccccaccccatgtcccagtatttcacatttgctgtctggtcaccctattccagTGATACAGAGCAGaattgggggggtgagggggggcgtGTATTGGTATATCTTTTACTATGTAGAGCAACAGCCAAACAAACTTAAGACTGCCATCTAGTGGACGTTTATTTTGATCTATTAAATAATGAAGTTTGGTGGGCCACATTCGTCTCTTGTTTACACCAATGGAGCTCCAGTAAAGTCAGTGGGTAGAACTGAAAAGAGAATTTGTTCTAGGGTATTTATTTTGTGGTCAGTAAGTCCTgcggatttaaaaattgtcaatgaaTAACAGATACAAACTATAAAGCAACCATCAGTACTGGATCTGAGTTTGCAATAGGGCAGAGGATCTAGCCAGGTTTTTACCAATATACAGAATTATAATTTCATTTTGAAGTAAGGAAGCAAGCATTCCCTCATTTTAGAGAAGATGATATGTGTTACTCCAGTAAAATTACTGAGTTCAGGAAGTGGATATAGAAAGGTATTCCTGCTAAACAACATGCAATGCAACAGATACCGATGAACCACACATCAATGACCACTGTGGCTACATTCTGGTCTTGTTAGAGCATCAACCTAGCAGGTGAAGAGACATTTTCTAAGGGAAACAATAAATAAAAGAGAGAATGGTTTGATTAAACTATGTTTTGTAAGGGGCATCTACTGGATGCTGTCTTACCAATATTATGGGCAACTCTGTATGTGAGCTTTCAGAGTAACTGAATGTATCTGTATgtgagaaaacagaaaataaagagtGGAAAAGAACTACAGGGTCAACAAATTATTCTTCCACTGAGACAGATAAGCTTTTGAAATTAAGTCAAAAGATAGCCACATGTTAAAATTTGGAAGAGGACAGACTCAACTGTCTTGCAAGAGTTCCATCCCCTTTGCTCCTTGATAAAGTCTTCATTAACACATCCCATGCTGCTACTCTAAGCCATGAGATTTttgcagaaaaataaataaattcttacCTTGAAATTGTGGTTTAACTTCCCATGATTCTGATGCAAACCCACCAAAGATATATCCATCCAAGTCCTTTAAGACCAATATACAGGGACCCTTGTTTATGATTTGCCCACAGAGCTGTGAAAAACTTTCTCCGTGAACCCGAGAAGAAAACAAAAGCCTCCACTTGTGCTGTAGCTCCGAGGGCAGATGGGAGTTGATGTATATGATGGATGGGATGTCAAGAAGACTAACAAATCCACTTCCTTTGATGCCCTTGCACTTTGGAACCAAATTGACTATGTCGTTAGCCTGATCTGGGAGTGAATGCAGGACAAGGAGCCCCTGCCTGATGATAACACTGAGGAAAGTAGAGATCTGTGGCACTTGGAACACCCAGTTCGCAATGGTACTTTGATCACACATGGTATCCATGAGAGGAGGTCCCGCGAGTTTCTTCCCATCTACACAATAAACACATTAACACAAGATAACTTGTACATTTCTCACAAGGGATCTGCAAAGCTGCTTATAGCATCCAAGTCTATATCTTCCCCTAAGTATATAATTACTTGCCTTCTAATTTTTTATGGTGGAAACATTTATTCAcatttattcattatttgaaCAAATAATGAATGGCAAATGGAAGGAGCTAATACTGTCTGCAAGATTAAGTAAACATATGCGTTGGAAAGGGGCACAGTTCTTGGTAACTTGGGACATCCTCTAGCTGTACTGGAAAGATGGTTGAGAAATATGATGTCTCAGTTACAACGTATCAGATGGCTTCTACAAGATGAAAGATCTAATACCATGGCATAGCAAAGCATAGTCTCGTTCATCAAACATAAGCAAAGACTGCCATAAAGGGATATAAATGCACCAAAACACCAATCAACTCTAAGCCAAGTAATTCTACAATGGTGACGAGGCCTACTGAGATAAAACACGTAGCTATAAATCTGCATGACTACAAATTAGATTGAATAGGGAATTCAAATCCAAACTGTTCCCAAATTCCATCAGGAAGGGTAGATGGGTAATTAAAATCCCCAGATCTGAATTCAACCCTCTCGTTTTGGTTCTTGATCTGAATTTCTAACTCCAGGTCAGAGAGCGCAAATATCTTGCAAGAACAGCTGATTCTGCAATACTTACACCATTTTGACATAAATTTTTTCAGTATTTTCCTTACCTTCAAGTTTCAGTTCTGATAACAGCTGAGAAGCCAGAACCTTTACTCCACTGGTAGGATCTTGAGTCTTCCCCAGATTCCAGCCCATCAGCAGATTCCTGTAGCTCAGTACATGAACTACAGAGGTGATCACATCCTCTGTGAACTTAAAGGGCATAATATTGCCATTACAACCTTAATtccatatttaaaagaaaattgccaAGAACACCGCAAAGCACCCCACAAGGGCATTAATCAGTGCTTATCGCAGTGACCTGGGTGAAATGGACGTCGTTGCCATACGTAAATATTATGAATAACACCTGTCTGCTATAGTTAAATGTCATAAataatcataggtttcagagtagcagccgtgttagtctgtatccgcaaaaagaaaaggaggacttgtggcaccttagagactaacgaatttatttgagcatgtagctcacgaaagcttatgctcagataaataaTCATAGTTCATATTTGTTAAGCGCCTTTCCCGCAATGACCTCAAGTATAAATCTTAATTCTCAAACATCCTTCCATGGTAACTTTTACACATGGGTTAACTGAGAAGAAACAGAAGGTCAGAGAGTATAATTTACAATCTAGCCCATATTGGGGGTGAAGTGGAGCTACACTGCCCCCAGAGGAACTTGGGGTGCTGGGCTGCATCATCCCTTTTGTTTGTGCAGCTTGTTCTCCCTTTGGGCTATTCTACAGCCCCTTTGGGTGTATGAACCCTGAGTGTGCCTTGAGGGGGCAGTCTATATGCTCCTCCCAGTGCAGCCGCAGACTCTTGAGACAGGTTCACAGGGAACAGAGAGGAAAAAGCCTATGTACTTCCATCCCCACTGGACACCTGCACTACTGCCATAcgcaatctggccctaaaatgatttgcccaaggtcagagtGAGCAAGTGGCTAAgctaggaaaagaacccaggagtcctgaatcccagcccggtgctctaaccactacctccccaaaacatttaagaaaacaaaaacaaaaatacacacaaatgaTCTTTTCCTTTACCTCTTCGATTTGTTTTCCCTTCACAGGCCCTTCGGTACTAGATATCATTCTCATTATTATGCTACTCTTCTCCTCTACGTTGCCTTTTAAAAGGGCTGACATAAAAATTATGAACTGCTCCTTAACAATCTGTTCACTTGACCCCGATGACTTCCCAGTCAGGTCAACACTTTTCATTCCACTGTATAGCCTAAAGGTCATTTGCTCCGGTAATGCTTCCTGGACACGGGCCTGTCAGAGAAAGAAGACTTAAGGACAGATTTTTAACTAGGAAAAACAAGACTTCTATACGCCGCTAAAACAGTCCAGCTGATCTGTGCCTAGGTTTACTGGTTAGGAACTGAATATCCCACTATCTAATATGTATTAGAGCAGGGATTGGTAACCTTTGCCACagggcccaccagggtaagccccctggcgggccgggccagtttgagggaagcggcacgggccaagggattTGCTGGcccccacttcccacagcccccattggcctgggacagtgaaccacagccagtgggagccgcgactGGCCGAACCTGagaacgcggcaggtaaacaaacctgcccagcccgccaggggccttaccctggcgggccgtgggccaaaggttgccgatccctttATTAGGGTGAAACCTTCACAGAGGATCACTTCTCAAAGAGGCAGTCCCCATCTTCATCAACTATTTTATAGTATCCCCAAGGTTTCCAGTAGAATTTTGTAAGATCTTTAGTTACTTAGAACTTAATAAGCCAtaggttcaaaacaaacaaacggaaatacttcttcacacaacacacagtcaacccgtggaacttgttgccaggggatgttgtgaaggccaagagtataactgtggtaaaaaaagaattagataagttcatgtaggataggtctatcaattgCTATTTAGCCAAGATGGtaagggatacaaccccatgctctgggagtccctaaacctccaactgacagaagctaggactggaagacaggggatggatccctcaaaaatgccctgttctgttcattccctctgaagcatctggcacaggccactctcagagacaggatgctgacctggacggaccattggtctgacccattatggtcGTTCTTCTGAAAAGGCCAGGGTAATTTTATAGTACCTATCTTAAACTTGAACTtgtaaaaagttaaaaatatgcAAGTGAAGGATTTCTATAAGAAAACACTGTTTCAAAGATCTGTAGCTCAGTTAGTCAGAACAAAGTTCTGAACGTATTATGCCAGTTTAAGATGCTTCTTTTTGGAAATATAGCTCACAAATGCATTTAAAGAAATAGGTAAGTGaaattccccaccccaccccccttcattTTGCCTCTTAGAAACCAAATGCAGACAAGATAATTAACTCTGAAAAGTAACTACAATGCATGTATAGTAACTACCTgtagaagtttcagagtagcagccgtgttagtttgtattcgcaaaaagaaaaggagtacttgtggcaccttagagactaaccaatttatttgagcatgagctttcgtgagctacagctcacttcatcagatgcattcagtggaatatacagtgggaagatttatatacatagagaacatgaaacaatgggtgttacctctcctgctggtaatagctcaccttaagtgatcactctggttacagtgtgtatggtaacacccattgtttcatgttctctatgtatataaatctccccactgtattttccactgaatgcatccgatgaagtgagctgtagctcacgaaagcttatgctcaaataaattggttagtctctaaggtgccacaagtcctccttttctttttacctgtagAAGGATTTTTACTCTGCACAGCAATAGCCAATTCAATCAGTGGGCCAAATCTAGTTCACCTTACTCATGTAAAGAGTCCCACTGATGCTGGACAACAGAAATCAAAGGGACTTATCATGAGAGTAAGATTTGGATTACTGTCTAATTTCTATCCAGCTTAATACAATATATCATAGACATACAATATTAAAGGAGATCTCCGGCTCTTGACTTGAGAAGCTTTCATAGTACATAAAATAactaaaggattttaaaataaagtatacaaaatatatacatacactgGAACAGAATGTGATTACATAGCataacacaggggtgggcaaattacagcccgcgggccacttGCAGCCTGTGGGACATTTTttatctggccctcaagctccggccaggggagcggggcagggggcttgCCGCGCTCCGGCTGGGGGAGCGAGACCAGGGGCTTGCCACGCTctgcccagagctcccagcccccacctcagTGATTAGCAGTTCATTTTGAGCACCATCTTCTGGGAAGATTCTTCTGGCACGCAAAATGCCACATTGCACAGGCCTGACTTCACCACCCCTATGCAGCAGCGTGCCAAATCCCCTCCCGGTTTCCTTTGGCCCCACCCTCGAGAGCCTCGAGTGGAGGGAAACCGTCAAGGGGCCGCAGATGCTAGGCCGTCCTAGCTTGGGGGCCTCCACATGTGGCACAGCTGCCTTGGTGTGACACTGTCAACAGGGCCCCTAGGAGTCCCTGGTACCGCCCTATGGAGCCCTCCGTGCGCCACACCTCATGAGTGCTCTCGCCACACTGCGGCAACATCCCTTACTATATACAAACTTTTAACGAACACAACAGCACAAACAGAACTCAAAGTATAACAGTAAGAACATTTTTGGGAGGAGGCTGGGGCATAAAGTTACAGGTGAGTTTACGCCTGCCTCTTCTTGTCCACAGGGGTTCTGGGACAGAGTGCCATGGCTCAAAATTGTCAGAGGCATTGACACCCGACAAATCCAGGCTAGAGAGAGGGCCCAGTTTTTTTCACAGTGCATGCCACCTTGTAAAACAGCAGTCTGAAATAAGGGCAGCAGTTaggattttcttttccctttcaaaaatgagtgctacaaaaaaaagaaaagtggacAGTGAGTGTCGGGTTTTCAACAAAGAATggaatgcaaaatattttctcaCAAACGTGAACTCGAAGGCTGTATGCCTGATTTGTCAGGAGAGCATCGTGGTGTTCAAGGAGCACAATTTGAATCGCCATTTTTCAATTAAACATCCTAATTATGCCAGCAATTTAACAACTGAGGAAAGGGCAAGAAAAGCTGAGAAACTCCTCATGAACTTAAAAGctcagcaaaatatttatttgcGACAAGCTGCAGTTCAGGAAGCCACTACAAAGGCAAGTTATGTTCTGGCATTTAAAATCGCTAAACAAAATAAGCCTTTTGCTAAAGGGAAGTTTTTGAAAGAATGCATGGTTGACGTTTCTGGCATGCTGTGCCCGGACTACCAAAACAAATCTGAGAACATTAGTTTGTCATTATTCGCCGTGTAGAAGTGATTGATGAACATTTGGCTTCCAAATTGAACAAGAAATCACAGGACTTTACGTTTGTTTTCTTTAGCTCTCGATGACAGCACTGACATTAAGGACACGGCACAGTTACTGAGGAATTTGTCAGTACTTTGTCAGAGGAATTGATGAGAAATTTGAAATCATGGAGGAATTTTTATCAATGGAATCAATGAAAGGCACAACTAAGGGATCGGATTTATACGAGAGGGTGCCTGGGTGCCTTGAACATCTGAAGCTCCCCTGGAAAACTGGAAAATGTAACCACAGATGGATCACCAACTTTAACTGGGAAAAACGTAggacttttaaaaagaattcagGACAAAGTAAAAGAAGACTACCTTGATAAAGAGGTGATTTTTCTGCATTGT
This genomic stretch from Lepidochelys kempii isolate rLepKem1 chromosome 12, rLepKem1.hap2, whole genome shotgun sequence harbors:
- the MEAK7 gene encoding MTOR-associated protein MEAK7 isoform X2 translates to MGNVESSCYENHLSRFLPEEKTDIDEVFDTLSGLDGSGGLKTGKATRKAVTLAMLKFTEDVITSVVHVLSYRNLLMGWNLGKTQDPTSGVKVLASQLLSELKLEDGKKLAGPPLMDTMCDQSTIANWVFQVPQISTFLSVIIRQGLLVLHSLPDQANDIVNLVPKCKGIKGSGFVSLLDIPSIIYINSHLPSELQHKWRLLFSSRVHGESFSQLCGQIINKGPCILVLKDLDGYIFGGFASESWEVKPQFQGDNRCFLFSISPSLMVHTYTGYNDHYMYLNHGQQTIPNGLGMGGQHDYFGLWIDSNYGKGHSKAKPRCTTYNSPQLSANENFTLDAMEVWAVGDLPESAVIKGKKSILDTDPEAQALLEMTGKSRQSDGLREQIEEDDDN
- the MEAK7 gene encoding MTOR-associated protein MEAK7 isoform X1 is translated as MGNVESSCYENHLSRFLPEEKTDIDEVFDTLSGLDGSGGLKTGKATRKAVTLAMLKARVQEALPEQMTFRLYSGMKSVDLTGKSSGSSEQIVKEQFIIFMSALLKGNVEEKSSIIMRMISSTEGPVKGKQIEEFTEDVITSVVHVLSYRNLLMGWNLGKTQDPTSGVKVLASQLLSELKLEDGKKLAGPPLMDTMCDQSTIANWVFQVPQISTFLSVIIRQGLLVLHSLPDQANDIVNLVPKCKGIKGSGFVSLLDIPSIIYINSHLPSELQHKWRLLFSSRVHGESFSQLCGQIINKGPCILVLKDLDGYIFGGFASESWEVKPQFQGDNRCFLFSISPSLMVHTYTGYNDHYMYLNHGQQTIPNGLGMGGQHDYFGLWIDSNYGKGHSKAKPRCTTYNSPQLSANENFTLDAMEVWAVGDLPESAVIKGKKSILDTDPEAQALLEMTGKSRQSDGLREQIEEDDDN